The DNA segment TTTTTTTTTTAGTAAAACTAATAGTGGTATAGCAATAAATATATTCAGGAGATTAAACAAACCAAAAGTTATCACATTTATATGGAATATCAATGCCACTTATTAATCCTATCTTAATCCATATACCTTTACTAATTATTAATATAGAAAATATAATTTAAGAAAGTGTAAAGAATATTGTTATAAGATCAGTATCAGCTAGTGTAGAAATCATTTCATATTATGTTAATACTAGAACTAAGTTAATTATACTTGTGCAGATATACATTATTGAAGATAGTAGTCTAGTTATATTATATTATCCAATATGTATCACCTTTTTAATTTTAGTTTTTTCTTATACTATATTTTATTCCACAACCCATCTTCAAACCCTCTTTTTTCACACAAAAAAAGATTGAATTCCAACTGGAATTCAATCTTTTACTAAACATCTTCTTTTATTGATTCACCTAGAGCATGCCATGCTAATACTGCACATTTTACTCTTGCTGGCATATTTGAAATGTTTTGAAGTATAAATGCATCTTTTAATTTTTCAAATTCTCTTTCATCTGTTATTTCTTTTTTAATCATTCCTATAAATAATTCTACTAAATCATAAGCTTCTTTTTTTGTCTTTCCTTTTATTAGATCTATCATCATTGATGTGGAAGCCTTGCTTATTGCACATCCATGACCAATAAAAGTTGCGTCTTTTATAATATCTCCATCAAATTTTAATTGTAATGTGATATCATCTCCACATGATGGGTTGTGTCCTCTTTCACTATGGTCTGGATTTTCTAATTGTTTTTCATTATGTCCACTTGTATTGTGTTCCATTATGAGCTCTGTGTATATTGAATTAAGATCCATATCCTAACCACTTCCTTACATTTTTTAAACCTTCTATAAATATATCTACTTCCTCTAATGTGTTATAAATATAAAAACTTGCTCTACATGTTGCATTTATTTTTAAATATTTCATCAAAGGTTGAGCACAATGATGTCCTGCTCTAATTGCTATTCCATAGCTATCTAGTATTGTAGCAACATCATGTGGATGAACATCATCTATATTAAATGATATAACACTACTTTTTTTATCTAAATCTTCTGTGCCATATATAGTTATATAAGGTATCTCTTTCATCTTCTCTAGAGCGTATTCAGTTAATTTCATTTCATGTTTCTTTATATTTTCTAATCCTATATCTTCTAAATACTCTATTGCTCTCTTTAATCCAACTGCTGCTTCTACATTTTGAGTTCCTGCTTCAAATTTATATGGGAGTTCTGCAAATGTTGAAGATTGTTCTTCTACATATTCAATCATATCTCCACCAGATAGAAATGGACTCATTTTTTCTAAAAGTTCTCGTCTTCCATATAATACTCCTATTCCCATAGGCCCTAACATCTTATGTCCTGAAAAAACATAGAAATCTGGATTTAATTTTTTTATATCTACCTGTGTATGAGGTGCAGCTTGTGCTCCATCTATTATAGTTATTACTCCTTTTTCATGAGCATAATCTGTTATTTCTTTTATAGGATTTATAGTTCCAAGTACATTTGATATATGTGCTGCTGCTACTATTTTAGTTTTTTCTGTAACTTTACTTTTAAAGTCTTTCATATCAACAGTATAATCATCATTCAAATATACATATTTTAGTCTAGCTTTGTTTTTTCTTGCTACCATCTGCCAAGGTAGTATATTGCTATGATGCTCTGAAATTAAAACTACTATTTCGTCGCCTCTTGTTACATTTTCAAGTGCATATGAAAATGCTACTAAATTTAAAGCTTCTGTTGTATTTTTAGTAAATATTATACTTTCAACATAGGGAGCATTTATGAAGTCTTTTAATTTTTTTCGTGCACTATCATACATCTCTGTTGCTCTTATGCTTAGAGTATATGCTCCCCTGTGTATATTTGCATTTGATGATTTATTGTACTTTTCCATAGCGTCTAGTACACTAATTGGTTTTTGAGTAGTTGCTGCACTATCTAAATATACAAAGGTATTATCATTTACATTCTGATCTAATATAGGGAAATCTTTTCTGATTTTTTCCATATTAAAACTTTTCATTTGTAATTCTCCAGTCAATATCCTTCTCTATTCTCTCCCTTAAATCTTCGAAAGGAATTAAATCTATTATAGGTCTAAATGATGCTTCTATTATCATTTTTTTAGCATCTTTTTCACTTAAACCTCTACTCATAAGATAAAATAATTTAAGTTCATTAATTTGCCCAGCAGATGCAGCATGTTCTCCTTCTACATCATCTTCTCCACATATAAGAGCTGGTATTGCATCTGATTTTACACCTTTGTCTAAAAGAATAACATATTCGCCTTCTTCTCCTTTAGATCTAGTTGAACCTTTTTTGAAATCTAAATTTCCTCTAAATACTTTTTTTGCTTTGTCTTTTAATGCTCCTTTGGTTTCTATATTACTTAAACATCTTCTTCCAAAGTGATTCATTGTATATTCTAAATCTAATCCCATTTCATCATCACCAAAGTATATACTCTTAAGATTTGCTGATGAATTATCTTCTAATAAATTGGTTATAAAACTAGTTGATGTTATTGCACTGCCTAGTTCTACAGATATAAAATTCACTTCTGCATCTCTACCAACAAATGCAATATTTGAATCAAAATTATGAGATGTTTTACTCATAGTTTGAACTTTTATCACTGTTATATTTGAATTGTCTTCTGCATATATTTTTGTAACTCCATTATGAAATGATTTTTCTGTTGAAGTATAATCCATAACTACTGTAACTTCACTATTCTGACGTGCTAATATTAAATTATGGTCTAATACTAATGATTCTTCATTGTTCATATTGAAATCTAATCTTACAGGTTCCTGTATTTTCTGACCTCTTTCTAAATCAATTATTACTCCTGTATTAAAGAATTTTTCTGTTAATTTCACTAATTCTTTATCTACTCCAAATTCACTATCAACTTTTAAATACTTTGTATAATTATTTATTTCTTCTTTTGTATTTATATGTTGTATATTTAAATCTTCTATTTTAGGAATATTTAACGATTTATATTCTCTATGTTCTGGTATTTCTACATCTTTTAGCCTTATTCTTTTCCACTTAGGTAAGTCAACCTCTTTATATTCTTTTAAGTTCATATTTTCACCCCTTAGCCTATTGTTCCTTCGAGCTCTAATTTAATAAGATTATTAAGCTCTACTGCATATTCAAGTGGTAATTCTTTGGCTATAGGTTCTACAAATCCTCTTACTATCATAGCCTTTGCTTCTTCTTCATCTATTCCTCTACTCATTAGATAAAATATTGCTTCATCACTAATTCTACCTATTTTTGCTTCATGTCCTATGTCTATATCATCATTTTTTAATTCAATTATTGGTATTGTATCTGAATTAGATTCATTATCAAGCATAAGTGATTCACATGATACTGTTGATTTACTTCCATGAGCATTTGGAGCTACTCTTAAAAGTCCTCTATAGAATGCATATCCACCATCTTTTGATATAGATTTTGAATTTATATTTGATGTTGTATGAGGTGCTGCATGAACTACTTTAGATCCAGTATCTAGATATTGTCCACTTGCTGCAAATGTAATTCCTGTAAATTCTGCTTTAGCTCCTTCTCCTCTTAATATACTCATAGGATAAAGCATAGATACTTTGGAACCAAATGAACCTGATATCCACTCTATCGTTCCATTTTTATCTACGGCTGCTCTTTTAGTATTTAAATTATACATATTTCTAGACCAGTTTTCTATTGTAGAATATCTTAATTTTGCATCTTCCTTTACAAACAACTCAACACATCCTGCATGAAGATTGTTTACTGAATACTTAGGTGCTGAACAACCTTCAATAAAATGTACCTCTGCACCTTTTTCTACAACTATAAGTGTGTGTTCAAATTGTCCTGCTCCTGGAGCATTAAGTCTAAAGTATGATTGAAGTGGTATATCTACCTTTACTCCTTCTGGTACATATACAAATGAACCACCTGACCATACTGCTCCATGAAGTGCTGCAAATTTATGATCATTTGGAGGTACTAATTTCATAAAATATTCTTTTACTATATCTTCATAATCTTTTATAGCTGTATCCATATCTGTATATACTACACCTTGATCCACTAATTCTTTTTTTATATTGTGATAAACCACTTCAGAATCATATTGAGCTCCTACTCCTGCAAGTGACTTTTTTTCTGCTTCAGGAATACCAAGTGAATCAAATGTCTTTTTAATATCTTCTGGCACATCTTCCCAACTAGTACTCATATCTGCATCTGGACGTATATAATTAACTATATTTTCTATATCAAGCCCTGATAAATCTGCTCCCCAAGTTGGTACTGGCTTAGACTTAAATATATCTAATGATTTAAGTCTAAAATCTAGCATCCATTTTGGCTCATCTTTTTCCCTTGATATTTCCTTTACTATTTCAGGAGTTAATCCTTTTTCAGTTTTATATTTATATTTAAACTCATTTTTTATATCATATATGCCCCGATCTATATCTGCTATATATGTTTTCTCTCTTTTTTCCATTATTTTCACCTCTTATGAAAGATCTTTTTTAAATTCTTCATAACCTTTTTGTTCAATTTTATCTGCTAATTCTGGTCCTCCAGTTTTAACTATTTTCCCATCTACTAACACATGTACATAATCAGGTTCTAAATAGTCTAAAATCTTATTATAATGTGTTATTACCAATATTGCATTTTCATCATTAGAATAGGCTTTCACGCCTTTAGAAACGATTCTAATTGCATCAATGTCAAGTCCTGAATCTGTTTCATCTAGTATTGCTAATTTAGGCTCTAAAATTGTCATTTGTAATATTTCATTTTTCTTTTTTTCTCCACCTGAAAATCCTTGATTTAAATATCTCCCTGCATAATTTTCATCCATTTCAAGTAATTCCATTTTTTCTTTTAGAACTTTCCTAAATGCAAAAATTCCTTGCTTTTCATCAGTGATAGCTGATTTTGAAGTTCTAAGGAAATTTTCTACTGTAACTCCTGGTATTTCTTCTGGATATTGAAATGATAAAAATAAACCTTCTTTTGCTCTTTTGTCTACTGATAAATCATTTATATTTTTATCATTAAATATTATCTCTCCATCTGTTATTTCATGTTTTGGGTGTCCCATTAGTACATTTGCAAGAGTAGATTTTCCTGCCCCATTAGGTCCCATAATTACATGTATTTCACCTTTGTTTATTTTTAAATTTAAACCTTTTAATATTTCTGCATCTTCTACTTTAGAATGCAAATTTTTTATATCCATTATTTTTTCCTTCAAATCTTCCATCTCCTTATCCGTTAATCAATTCCTAGTAATTCACTATGAATTAAACTCTAATTATATCCTACTATATTACTTGGTATTAGTCAATAAAAAAATGGGAACATTTACTGTTCCCATGGCTTTATTTTAATTGTTCTCTATGATTAAAAAAAGTTTTATAACCTAACTGTAAAAATATTATTACAGTTAATGATACACTTCCTATTATTCCAAGCATAATAGCTATTTGATACTTTATTGATGTAATAGGAGATATACCTGATAATATTTGCCCTGTCATCATTCCAGGTAAAAATATAATCCCCATACCCATCATAGAATTTATAGTAGGCATAATTGCAGAATCAAATGCATTATTTACAATTTTTTTAGATGATTTTTTTGAATTAGCTCCAAGCATAAGAGCAGTTTCAACTTCATCATATCTTGAATTAAACCCATCTATAAGTCTTTCTACTCCTAAAGAAATACCTGTCATAGAATTTCCTATAAGCATACCTGCAAGTGGTATAAAATATTGAGGCTTGTACCATGGTTCTATTCCAACCACTATAAATAAGAAAAAAAGTATAGATGTAATTGTACCTATGGTCATTGAAATTGCTATTATCTTTTTTAAACTATTTGATATGTCAGTTTTTACTCTTTTAAATATATTAAATACAGCAAAAGTCTCCATTATAAGTATTATTATAATTGTAACTAAAGGAGATGGGTTTTCAAATATATATACTAAGATATATCCTATAAGTCCAAGCTGTAAAGTCATTCTCAAACTTGCAATTAATATTTCTCTTTCTCTATTTATATTTTTTATTTTTACTATAAATAGTAGTATAAGTACAAATACATAAGCACTGGCAAGTTGTAAAAGAGTTATATCTACTATTTTATCTGTCATCTATAACACTTCCCTTATTTATTCTAATTATATCGTCACCATATTCTTCTGCTATTTTAACTGAATGAGTAACCATAATAACTGTTTTATTATTTTTTTTTGCAAAATCAACTATACTTTTTATTACGAATCTTTCTGTTTCATCATCAAGTGATGAAGAAGGTTCATCTAGTAAATATACTTCTCCATCAGATAAAAGAACTCTTGCAAGTGATAACCTTTGTTTTTCTCCACCAGATAAATTTTTAGCATTAGTATCTAATGATTTATTTAAATTTGATATTTCAAGATATTTATTCAATATATCATCACTTACTCTTTCTTTTTCTTTGAATTCTAATGCTAAATTCAAGTTTTCTCTTATAGTTCCATCAAAAACTACAGGATTTTGAGATAACATTATTACTTGTCTTCTTAAACTTACAGGATCTATATCTAATATGTCATTATCATTATAATAAACTATTCCTCTATCTGGACTTTTTAAATTGTTTAAAAGTCTAAGTAAAGTAGTCTTACCACTACCACTTTGTCCTAATATGCATGTTACTATATTTTCTTTTATTCTTAAATTACCAATGTCTAGTATATCTTTATATTTCACTTTTTCTAATTTAAAAATGTAGTTCATTATATCACTCCTAAAGTATTGGGGATAATATTCTTCCTATTGCTTCTTTGAATTTTTGTAAAGCTCCTCTTTGTTCATATTCTTCATAATTTATTCGATCACAATTTTTAAAATCCTTTAGAAAATCTTTTTCAAGTCTATTTGCTATGTCTTTATCATATACAAATGCATTTACTTCAAAATTTATATGAAAACTTCTATTGTCCAAATTAGCTGTTCCTACAGATGCTACCATATCATCTACAAGTAATGTCTTTGCATGAACAAAACCTTTTTGATATCTATATATTTTCACTCCTGCTTTTAATAATTCTGATACATATGATCTAGAACCCCAAAATGCAACAATATGATCTGCTATATCAGGTATTATTATTCTTACATCTATTCCACTTAACGCAGCAGTTCTAAGAGCCACATTCATGCTTTCATTTGGTATAAGATAAGGAGTTGTAATCCACACTCTATCATTTGCATATGTTATAAGCGAAAAATATGATTGCATAATTGATTCCCATTCAGTATCTGGTCCACTTGAAGATATTTGTATTAATTGTTCTCCATAGTATTTTAATTTAGGAAAATATTTTAGATCTTCCAAATTCTCTTTTGTACAAAAATACCAATCATTTAGAAATATATTTTGAAGAGCATATACTGCCTCCCCTTCAATTTTTATATGAGTATCTCTCCAAAAACCAAATTTCTTGCTTTTGCCTAAATACTCATCTCCTATGTTTATACCCCCAGTAAAAGCTATATTACCATCTATTATTACTATTTTTCTATGATTCCTATAATTTATATCACGACTTAACCCAGGTAAAAACACTGGAAGATAACCCTCAACTTTTACTCCTGCATCTTTCAAACTCTTTATATATTTTTTTCCTAACCTCCAACTTCCTGCACTATCATATATAAATCTTACTTCTACTCCTTCTTCTGCCTTTTTTATTAATATATTTTTAATTTCATTTCCTATGTTATCATTCTTAATTATAAAGTATTCTATATGTATATGTTTTTTGGCATTAGATAAATCTTTTTTTAATTCCTTAAATTTTTGCTTTCCATTAGTCAATATCTTACTTTTATTATTTATTGTTACTGGAGATTTTGAGTTATTTAATAT comes from the Senegalia massiliensis genome and includes:
- the sufB gene encoding Fe-S cluster assembly protein SufB, with amino-acid sequence MEKREKTYIADIDRGIYDIKNEFKYKYKTEKGLTPEIVKEISREKDEPKWMLDFRLKSLDIFKSKPVPTWGADLSGLDIENIVNYIRPDADMSTSWEDVPEDIKKTFDSLGIPEAEKKSLAGVGAQYDSEVVYHNIKKELVDQGVVYTDMDTAIKDYEDIVKEYFMKLVPPNDHKFAALHGAVWSGGSFVYVPEGVKVDIPLQSYFRLNAPGAGQFEHTLIVVEKGAEVHFIEGCSAPKYSVNNLHAGCVELFVKEDAKLRYSTIENWSRNMYNLNTKRAAVDKNGTIEWISGSFGSKVSMLYPMSILRGEGAKAEFTGITFAASGQYLDTGSKVVHAAPHTTSNINSKSISKDGGYAFYRGLLRVAPNAHGSKSTVSCESLMLDNESNSDTIPIIELKNDDIDIGHEAKIGRISDEAIFYLMSRGIDEEEAKAMIVRGFVEPIAKELPLEYAVELNNLIKLELEGTIG
- the sufD gene encoding Fe-S cluster assembly protein SufD; this encodes MNLKEYKEVDLPKWKRIRLKDVEIPEHREYKSLNIPKIEDLNIQHINTKEEINNYTKYLKVDSEFGVDKELVKLTEKFFNTGVIIDLERGQKIQEPVRLDFNMNNEESLVLDHNLILARQNSEVTVVMDYTSTEKSFHNGVTKIYAEDNSNITVIKVQTMSKTSHNFDSNIAFVGRDAEVNFISVELGSAITSTSFITNLLEDNSSANLKSIYFGDDEMGLDLEYTMNHFGRRCLSNIETKGALKDKAKKVFRGNLDFKKGSTRSKGEEGEYVILLDKGVKSDAIPALICGEDDVEGEHAASAGQINELKLFYLMSRGLSEKDAKKMIIEASFRPIIDLIPFEDLRERIEKDIDWRITNEKF
- the sufC gene encoding Fe-S cluster assembly ATPase SufC; protein product: MKEKIMDIKNLHSKVEDAEILKGLNLKINKGEIHVIMGPNGAGKSTLANVLMGHPKHEITDGEIIFNDKNINDLSVDKRAKEGLFLSFQYPEEIPGVTVENFLRTSKSAITDEKQGIFAFRKVLKEKMELLEMDENYAGRYLNQGFSGGEKKKNEILQMTILEPKLAILDETDSGLDIDAIRIVSKGVKAYSNDENAILVITHYNKILDYLEPDYVHVLVDGKIVKTGGPELADKIEQKGYEEFKKDLS
- a CDS encoding cysteine desulfurase — translated: MKSFNMEKIRKDFPILDQNVNDNTFVYLDSAATTQKPISVLDAMEKYNKSSNANIHRGAYTLSIRATEMYDSARKKLKDFINAPYVESIIFTKNTTEALNLVAFSYALENVTRGDEIVVLISEHHSNILPWQMVARKNKARLKYVYLNDDYTVDMKDFKSKVTEKTKIVAAAHISNVLGTINPIKEITDYAHEKGVITIIDGAQAAPHTQVDIKKLNPDFYVFSGHKMLGPMGIGVLYGRRELLEKMSPFLSGGDMIEYVEEQSSTFAELPYKFEAGTQNVEAAVGLKRAIEYLEDIGLENIKKHEMKLTEYALEKMKEIPYITIYGTEDLDKKSSVISFNIDDVHPHDVATILDSYGIAIRAGHHCAQPLMKYLKINATCRASFYIYNTLEEVDIFIEGLKNVRKWLGYGS
- the sufU gene encoding Fe-S cluster assembly sulfur transfer protein SufU → MDLNSIYTELIMEHNTSGHNEKQLENPDHSERGHNPSCGDDITLQLKFDGDIIKDATFIGHGCAISKASTSMMIDLIKGKTKKEAYDLVELFIGMIKKEITDEREFEKLKDAFILQNISNMPARVKCAVLAWHALGESIKEDV
- a CDS encoding ABC transporter permease; the protein is MTDKIVDITLLQLASAYVFVLILLFIVKIKNINREREILIASLRMTLQLGLIGYILVYIFENPSPLVTIIIILIMETFAVFNIFKRVKTDISNSLKKIIAISMTIGTITSILFFLFIVVGIEPWYKPQYFIPLAGMLIGNSMTGISLGVERLIDGFNSRYDEVETALMLGANSKKSSKKIVNNAFDSAIMPTINSMMGMGIIFLPGMMTGQILSGISPITSIKYQIAIMLGIIGSVSLTVIIFLQLGYKTFFNHREQLK
- a CDS encoding ABC transporter ATP-binding protein, whose translation is MNYIFKLEKVKYKDILDIGNLRIKENIVTCILGQSGSGKTTLLRLLNNLKSPDRGIVYYNDNDILDIDPVSLRRQVIMLSQNPVVFDGTIRENLNLALEFKEKERVSDDILNKYLEISNLNKSLDTNAKNLSGGEKQRLSLARVLLSDGEVYLLDEPSSSLDDETERFVIKSIVDFAKKNNKTVIMVTHSVKIAEEYGDDIIRINKGSVIDDR
- the cls gene encoding cardiolipin synthase is translated as MNKIKKYFLIIAIILFIIYVVPNFLLDLNILSLFDKNSAQRGIVDMVREFMFQFRSILSFLFTFYTISIGVIIFIENEDPQTTITWLLVLFIFPVVGFVLYLFLGQNIRKKKIFQKEENIRTKSLEDIAEIQLNAVKESKIFSEEKHSLKKKLISLILNNSKSPVTINNKSKILTNGKQKFKELKKDLSNAKKHIHIEYFIIKNDNIGNEIKNILIKKAEEGVEVRFIYDSAGSWRLGKKYIKSLKDAGVKVEGYLPVFLPGLSRDINYRNHRKIVIIDGNIAFTGGINIGDEYLGKSKKFGFWRDTHIKIEGEAVYALQNIFLNDWYFCTKENLEDLKYFPKLKYYGEQLIQISSSGPDTEWESIMQSYFSLITYANDRVWITTPYLIPNESMNVALRTAALSGIDVRIIIPDIADHIVAFWGSRSYVSELLKAGVKIYRYQKGFVHAKTLLVDDMVASVGTANLDNRSFHINFEVNAFVYDKDIANRLEKDFLKDFKNCDRINYEEYEQRGALQKFKEAIGRILSPIL